From the genome of Sphingobacterium sp. UGAL515B_05:
GATCTTCGGTACAACCAAGGGGGATATCAGGTATCAGCTGATTTTATAGCGAATTTGGTTGCACCAAATAATGCAGATGCAAAGATTATGTATACAGAACATTATAACAGGCAAATGCAGGAAGGGAATTCAAAAGTATTAGAAAATTACAAATTGTATGATGAATATAATCGGCCTGTTATCATTAATGGTAGAGAGATAAGTCTTTATGATATTGATTATAGCGTGGAAGCCAATACAACGTATTTTCATAAAGATGACGGGTTGACGGATTTAAAAAAAGTTTACTTTATAGTGAGCAACAGAACTGCATCTGCCAGTGAGCTTCTGATCAATATTCTAAAACCGTATATGGATGTTCAGGTTATAGGCGTATCAGAGGATAACCTTTCTGCTGTATATACCTACGGTAAGCCCGTTGGATCATTTGGAATTCCAGTGGGTCAGTTTGATCTGTTTTTAGGTATGTACGAACTCAAAAATGCCAATAGGGAAAGCAACTATTTCAAAGGTATCAAAGCTAATGTCACCCTAAATGACGATACAGATACGGACTTTGGAGTACAAGATGACCCAGCTATTGCTTGGATTCTAGGATTAGAAAAGAAAACAATTGCACTAAAAGCTAGTAGTGAAATTAGGAAGAATAGATTTTCATTTTATTTTAATACTGATCGGTTAATTGGAAATATTAAAAATAAAAGTGAGTTAAAAATTAAGTTGAAATTGAGCCTGCATATTTTCATCCCAAAAGATTAACTTTAGATAAGTTAAGGATATCTAAATAGTTGATACTCATAAAAATCACACTATTAGATTTATCTAATAGTGTGATTTTTATCAGATCATAAATTTTTCTATTTTTTGATTATCCTCAGGAAGCTGTAACAGCTTACCTTCATTTATATCAAGGCGATGGGCATGTAATTTGGCTGGCATCTGTTCATCGTATGGAGTTAAAAGAAAACCTGATTTTTCTTTCATATCGGGCCAGTCAAAACGCTAGAAAATAAAATAATTATAACCTGTTTCGACCAGCTCATCGTAGGAATTTTGCCTCAATTGCATAAAGCGATTTTATAAAGCATATATAAAGTTATCAACTTTCATTTATATCTAAATATTTTTTATAATCATACTTCTTTGAAGTATTCATTGTCAGATATTAACTTGCAAAATAAGTTAAAGCTTACTTTAAGTTTGAAATTCCATTTAGGAATATTCATAGTTTGTATTGGTCGAAACACAGTTTGTCGAGAATATTTTATCCAATTTCCTCGGTTATCTAGCATAAAATACATTTTATCTAGGTCAAACTACAGTTTGTCGAGATTTTTTCTAGATACTCTTTGATATAAATACTTTTGGCCGATATTAACTTTTATTATCAATGAAGAAACTATTTATTTTATTTTTAAGTGGACTATTACTAGTCTCATGTAAAAATCAAGGTATTGAACAAGATGCTTTAAGCAGGGACGAGTATTTTATTCCATTGAGCGAAAGTGCTAGAGTCGCAGACTCACTACATTATTTTATTTTAGGAGAGGCAAATACAAAAGCATCAATTAAATTAAATATTGGAAATACTAATGCAACTTTAAAAAAGGAAATTTTATCAGAAGATGGAACTCCCTTAATGCGTGTTTTTAATTATGGGAAGGGTGGATTTATTATTTTGGCCGCAGATCGTCGGGCCAATCCGGTATTGGCATATTCCGATGAGACAAACTTTCCATCCGATACTATACCAGCCGCAACGGAAGCATGGTTATATGAAAATAAACTTCAGATAGAAGAGTTAAAATCAGGCACAAGAGAAAATGAGAATGGAGAAAACCTTTTGAAAAAGGGGAATTATGTCAAGCTTTTAGGAGGGGAAGTTCCAACAGTTAATGTAAAAAGAGCTTCTATTGAAAAAGTCGCTGGATTTTTCCCTCCGGCAGGAGGATGTGAACCAACGGGATTTGAAATAGGCCCACTTTTGCAGACAACTTGGAATCAATCTGGCGGCTATAACAATTTAATGCCTGATATGTCTTGTACCCCTTACTCTTGTAATGGAAAAGCGTATACAGGCTGTGTAGCTACAGCAATGGCCCAGGTGATGAGATATCATCAATATCCTGCTTCATATAATTATAGTATTATGCCAAATGCAGTTTCAAGTTATTTAGATGTTTCATCAGGAGCCAATGAAATCTCTAAGTTAATGAGAGACGTAGCCAATTCTGTAGATTCACAACCGGATTGTGATGGCACAGGTGCTGCTTCTAATCTAAATGATATTCCGTACGCCTTAGAAAATACTTTCGGCTATTCAGTCACAGCGACAGCAACCGACTTTAATTATAATACCGTAAAAAGTGAAATTCAAGCCAATCGTCCAGTAATCTTAAGTGGATATAAAGACAAAAGCGGCTTTATTTTTCATACTTTTAAAGGTGGGCATGTCTGGGTAGCAGATGGTGTTCGTGGTGGTACAAGCTGTGGCGAGCAAAATCCTGATGGTACCTGGACAGGTGGTGCTTCCTTCCTGTACTTTCATATGAACTGGGGTTGGGGAGGTTCAAACAATGGATGGTTTGGGTTCGCTAGTGCTGATGCAGGCGGAGGTTATAATTTCCAATATAAAAGAGGTATGGTTTATTCAATTAAAAAATAACGATAATATGTACAAATTAGGATTACTACTAATATTATTTACTTTATTTTCTTGTGAAAAGAAGGAAGAAAAATGTTGTGTGAATGTTGAGAGCCAAGTATTATTAAACTTGACTAACGAAGATAGTAACAATATTTTTGAGTTAAACGAAGGGTCAAAAGGGCTCAATGACCTAGATTTATACTATGTTGATAAATCAGGCAATCGGGAAATTCAAAACCAACCTAATCTTGATCTCCCCAAAAATATGCAAATTATTGATTGGGAAGTGCCGAAACAGAAAATATTGAAAGTTTTTGGAAATCTTACACCTCAAAGCGACGGCTATGCTGAAAGTATATTAGTGGTAAAGGGATACTCTGAAGTTTCAATAAAATTAAAAATAGAAAGCACTGATTCCTATAAAGGCTATTCACAATTATTGGTGAATGGAAAGGAGATTTCAAAAGGTCAACTTGGACGTCCTATTTCTGTTAAACTAACTCCGTTATCGGAATAGGACTTCCTAAAATTAAATTTCATAGTTAGGGTTTTATATAAACCACCATTAGATTATTTAATGGTGGTTTTTTATTTTATGTAGAATAATGCCATTTTATAACCTTAATTAATGAATATAAAATATAACATCGTGTAGATTGGGTATTTCGTATGGGTCAAAATTGAGTTGGTCGAGATTATTTATTTATTTGATAAATATAATATAGCTTTTCAGAAGTTTAGCCAAATACGAAACAACATGAAAAGAAATTTGATCAAAATCCTAGCTTTATTGCTTACGTTGTTTTTCAACGCGCCTTCAATTTTTGCACAGGGAGTTGAAGAAAATACCGATATGAGGAACTACCTCAATAATATGTTTTCTACTCTTGATAAAACTAAAGTGCCAGATGGACTATTAAGGGATTTTTCATTCGAACTTGTTGATTTAGATAAGTATTCAGGTACTCTTTTAAATAAGGATAATTTTATAGATCGACCAACTTATGAAATGTTCCTGCGTACTATAAAATCAGCTTCTGTTTCTACCTCTCCATTTGGAGATGTTGAAACTATTATGTTAAATCAAGGTAACGCTGGAACAAATACTACCGTTTCGTTAAGTGCTGCAGCCTACCGCTATTCCTTTATAAAGGCAAATGCAAAAAACGATCAATTGATAAATTATGCAAATGGTAAGGTTTCCGATAATGTTAAAAATGGTGTTTGGCAAAATCCTTATTCCAGTGGATATGCTTTGGGTTTTGCTCCACATGATAGTATTTTTAATGCTGGATCTCTTACATACAAACTCAATTCAAATGTGTGGTTTTCAAATTTATCTTATTCAAAGATTGAGATTGACCCAGGTGATGGTGGGGGGTATAGGCAGATTACTTTAGGAGGAAGCTTAACTGCGAATTATCCATCATCGGGAAGAAAAGAAATTAAAATGCGGATCACACTCACAGGTGGGAATCAATTGCAATCACATTCAAATATTCAAGTACTTTTACCAACTACCGCAGCTAGAGCCTTTGGTATAGGTTCAAAATTTTCTTACGCAACAACAAAAGTTGGTGGCGCATATAATGGAGTGAGTACATCGGCGGAAGTGTACACTATTTGTCGAGTCAATAATGAAATAAAGAAACCACTTGTTGTCGTGGAAGGTTTTGATCCCCGCGCTCTTAGCGTTTTAGTTGATAAGGATCCAAATACTGAATTAAAAGGTAAAGGAGTCGTAAGTGTTGAAAGTTTTATGAAGGTACTTAAACGCACTTATGAAGGAGAGCGTATACTGGATGAATATGATATAGTTTATGTTGATTTTGTAAATAGTGAGGAATATATTCAGGCGAATGCAAACACACTTAAAGAGGTAATACTTTGGGTTAATCAACAAAAACAACAGAATAATAGCGCCGAACCTAATATCGTTATGGGACAAAGTATGGGTGGGCTAATTGCGCGGTATGCCCTGAAAAAAATGGAGGTAGCCAATATTGCTCATAACACCTCTATATATGTTAGCCATGATGCCCCACATTTGGGAGCAAATGTCCCTTTGGGAGTACTTTATGGTGTATATGCCATCAATTCATTCTTAGAGAATAAATCAATTCTAAATTCTATCGCTGGTAGTTTTGATAATAACGATTATATAAACATGGTAAAAAGAATCATGCATAGTAATGCTGCTCGACAAATGTTGGTAAACTATGTTGACTTTGGAGGAAATCTAAATAATACTGACCATAATAATTGGCAACAAGAATTAGCGTCACTTGGTTTTCCAAACGGAGATGTTAACGGTTCTTTTAGAATGCTCTCCATTGTTAATGGTAGTTATGTGAGTAATCCTGTAAATCAATATTTTGTTGACGCTAATGTAAATGCTAATTCTCCTTTGCTAGACTTTACTCCTGGACTCAATGGGATTGTCCTTGGGGTTTTATTGCAAGATATCTGGGCCGGTTTACTGACAATTCTTCCCGGTAAAACAACTTTGCAAGTCAAAATGCAGATGCTTCCTGGTATATCTGTCGGAACTAAAATTTCTGATTTTCAGATTAAATACGTTAAAAAATTTCTTTGGACTGTACCAATTACCCGGACAATTTTCTCTTTTCAAAGAAATATGCCAAGCGGATTACTTTTTGATACCTATCCAAGTTCAGTATATTCAATTAACAACCAAGCAAATTTAGGTCAAGCTTCCGGTTCTGTGATATCGCCAATTCTATTAAAGTATGGATATGATGTGAAAATTGCACCGAATATTCCCTTCCTTCCAGCTTCTAGTGCTCTTGCTGTAGGATTTGGCACTCAACCCCTAACTGCTGCAATGTTTACTACTAAACCAGCTAGTACAAATACCCCGTTTGGTGGGAATGTCTTTTATAACAATATGGTTTCCAATGGCCATATAGACTTTGGTATGGAGGAAGCAGGATGGTTATTAGCTCAATTAAGATACTCAATTGCGGGACCTAAGTTGGGAAAAACAGGATCTCAATATTCAGTAATTAATCCTGGGACTGCAAGCATTACATGGAGTACCTCAAATTCAAGTATTGCTACAATTAATTCGTCTGGTGTTCTTACGGTTACAGGCAAAGGAATAATTGATATTACTGCTTATGTGAGTGGTACACAACTTACCACTCGAGTTGCTGTTGGAACACCTCGCTTTGTGCTAGCGGATGTGGTTCGAAAACCTGGTTTTTATACAATAAAAGCAAACTGTATTGATACAGAGCCGGGGTATGCCGATTTTATCATGGAGAATAAAAATATTGTTGTTTATCAATGGGGGGTTAAGAATGAAGATGGCCCTATAGAATGGTTTGATTCGCAGTCTCCAGAAGTTAAACTTGGTACTACGGAAGATAATGATAATACCACCATCTATCTAAAAGTGAGGGATGCAAATGGTAATGAAAGTGCGCCTGTATTTGTCCGGATTACCGGATATGATGTATGGAATCTACTTTTTAATAGTTGGATCGTCAATAATAAAGGGGAAGTTTATACTTCAACAGGGATTAAAGTAACATATAATAATGCTACAATGGCAATTATAAGAAGGAACACTTCTGGTGAGTATGCTAATGCTAGGTGGAATCCATTAGCAGCCGTAATTGTCAACGATGAAGGAAGTCAAAGAGGTATCCTTTGGTCACCTAATGGATATATCAAAGATATTTTACCTCCCGAAGAACTCGAAAGGATAAAAGCATTTCCGAATAACCAAGTGCTGGTTTATAGGTTGATGTTGCTAAATTATCAGGAACAGATTATTCAAAAAACTCCATTTACGGTTGTTTATAAAGAGAATTACCCGAATTAATTTGATAAAAATGAGACTAAATATTATGTTTATTAAATCTGTAGTGATGTTGCTGTTGAGTTTAACGACTATCGCATGCAAAAAAGAGCAAAAGCAAGAGGAATTAAGTTCTGACACTTTTAAATGTGAGGTTAATGGTGTTCAATATAAGGATAAAATGCCAATCTTGTTGCCTCCGGGTGCGACACGCTTTCCTTGGTTTGGTTATTATTACCTTAATGACCGTGAAAATTATAAATATTTGATTTTTCAGAGTTTCCCTAGACTGGAAAATGTAAGTTCTGATGTGGCGGCAAGGTATTACAATTTAGAAATATATTGTCCTTTGGATGCAGAATTACAAGTAAACAAAGAATATCTATTTGAGGCTATCCCGGGCGAAGACTACCTTATGCCAGTCAATTATGAGATAAAGTATAGAGATAAACAAAAAGCATATTCTAGTATTTCGGCAAATGGTGATTTAAATAATAATTGCTTCGGAACAGGGAAAATGGTCATTAAATCTATCGACACGGACAAAATGGAAGTTAGAGGCATACTGGAACTTATAATTCCATCCCCCATTGTAGCGGAAAATAAAAAGTTGCTAACGATAAAAGGCGAATTCCGGACGACACTTAACAAAAATTATTGATATGAAAAGTTTACGAAAAATCAAAACGTATTTATTTTTAGCGTTCTTATTGGGACTTATTACCATCGGATGTAGGAAAGATATTAAATCTATCGAAATGGAGAAAACACCGTCGCGTGCCGAAGTAAAGCAGGACAGTTTGGAAACTCTTTTTAAAATGCAGTCTAATGCAGATCTGATGTTATCAGATCGAATTATCTTAAAAAATTCAGTATATATTCTGGATATGTCTGAGAAGGAAGCAAGTGAACTTCACATTTCTCCTGAACTGTATCATAAGTACGTGGAAGCGGTGAAGGGTATGAACTATTCAAACGATAATAATTCAACTAACAAAATCAAATAATTAATCAAATCAATGAAAACTACCAATTATTTAAAATTAATGTCATTGGCGTTGCTGTTTGTCTCCTGCCAAAAAAATGACATCTCAAATTCGCAAGCTTCTGACCAAGAGAAAAAAGCGGCATCTTATTCTGTTCTCTATACAGATCAGCAATTGATAAATTGGAAAGAGACTGGGAATCCCTTTTTGGAAAGCGAACATAAAAATTCTAAAAATACGCTCATTGATAAGAATATTCCATCTCAGGGCGGTGTGTTTGAACCAATTCCAATTGGAACTAAAGCTTTTGGAGTTCATCCTTATCAGAATCGTTTCTGGTCTATGATCAGGTTAAAAGTTGGACTTACACTAGTTACACAGGCTGATTATGAGTTAAAACAAAATCTCACTGATGCCATATCGGAAATTGAGGCAGAAACCAATATTAGGTTCTATAATTCCCTTTATGATTTAGACGAGGACCCAGTTTATCATTTCAAATATCCTAATGTGCATATAAGCAAAGCCACAGGGAATAAAAAAGGATCTTCTTATATTGGTCTTCAGGGGGGAGAACAAAACATTTATTTACCTGAGGGTTCTACTGTTGCGTTTATTAAAAGAGCTTTAGTTAATGTTGCAGGTATGTATAATGAACAACAGAGAAATGATCGTGATACTTACGTAAACATTAATACGAATAACGTTGACCCGGATAACAGATATCATTTTGATAAAATTACTACCAATTACTATTCAATTGGATCGTTTGATTTTAATTCTATTACTTTAGCGGGATCAACAGAGTTTTCTAATAATGGTTTAAACAGTATTTGGAAGAAAGATGGTTCAACTATCAATTCTAATCAGACATTATCAAATACAGACCGAGCTTTTATAAACTATTTTTATCTTCCATACATTGCTAGAACTGATAATTATAGACAATTAGACGATGTGGTGTATGATGGTAATAATGTTCAGCTTACAACTACTCAAAGACAACAGTTGCAAGATTATCTCAATAATTACGCTCCTTACCCAGGTGATGGTAATATCATTAATCAACAACCTTTTTAATAAAATTGAACAAAGTTCCTCTCTTTAATGAGGGGAATTTTGTATTTCAAGGAACGCCTCAAATAGTATTTATATAACTTTTCTTCTTAATGAAATTTAAGCCAAAATTTTTAGACATATTCGGCATTGCTGGAATATTGTTCTTATTTCTTGTCAAAAAGAAAACGTTTCTCCTAATTTAGAAAAAGTTGGGAAACAAAATATTAGAACAATCGTTGATGCAAAGAGCGTTGCACTTCAATATTATACTGGAAGTGCCAAGTCTAAGGCAACTACAAAATCTAATACGGAAGTTAAACCGACGATTTTTCCGGTAAAAAGGGTGGTATGATTATATCGAGAAATACACAGTGTGAACCAGTTCTTGCTATTTTTGATGAAGGGGACTTTTCATTCCAAAATCTTTTGCAAAATACGGCTACAAAAATTTTTATTAAACAAGAGGCTAAATAATTTAAATTATAGAGTCTGACTAAATCGGCTCCTTTTTAATACGGTTAAACATGAGATTTATACTAATTTCTCTAATATTTGTGTTTCTTTTCTTTTCGTGTAAAAAAGATGCTCCTGTTGAACCTCCAAAAATTAAATACGATCAAACGATTATTGTCGTAATGGAGGCCAACAATAATCTAAGACAATACGCGCTTGATAATATTAATGATATGGAAATAGCAGCTAATACTTTTAAAAATGCTGCCGTTTTAGTTTATCTCCGTTCAAATAATGATGAAGCAATTCTTCTTCGAGTGAAATTTGATGACAACTTAAAAGTAATAGCCAGCGATACAATAAAGAAGTATAACATTTCAAATAGTAGTCCACAACAATTGAATCGGGCAATCAATGATGGCAAGGAATTATTCCCTGCAAAAAGCTATGGATTAATTTTGTGGTCTCATGCGACTTCCTGGGCGCCACCTGTGTCAAAAAGAATCGAAACTCGATCATTTGGAGAGGATCAGGGCAAGCAAATGGATATAATCGAATTGAAGAATGCAATTCCATCTGGATTCAATTACATTATATTCGACGCCTGCAATATGGCAAGTATTGAGGTACTCTGGGAGTTTAAAGAAAAAGCGAAATACATTATAGCGTCACCGACAGAAGTATTAGCAAGCGGGTTTCCTTATCGAAAAGTGTTGCCTTACCTTGCCTCTAAAGAACCTGATTTAATAAATGCTGCTAATCAGTACTTTGAACACTATAGTTCTTATACAGGTCAAATGCGATCTGCATCTGTTACATTGCTTAATACAGAAGAACTTTCTAAACTTTCAAGTTTATGTGCAGATTTATATTTAAAAAATAAGTCGGTTGGTATACCAATTAGGGTTAATGTCCAAAGATTAGATTACACAGCGGATTTTCCAGTGCCTGCATTTGATTTTGTAAATTATCTGGAGGTAAATTTTCCTCTTTCGGAGCTTGATCCTATTAAAAAGCAGATGGAGAAAACGATTATTTATAAGAACGCTACAGATCAATTTTTAGGAAAGCCAATTAAGGCTTTTTCTGGATTCACCTGTTTTATTCCAGAATCTGAGGATTTTTATTTAAACTATTATCGTACCCTTAATTGGTATAAAGATAGTGGTACTAATGTGTTATTTTAGTTCTTTAGATCTTCTCTTTGGTGGATCACCTTTTAAGAGAAGATCTAAATACAATTTATAACGTAAAAGTTCCTTTCAAAGATGTTCTACCTCCATTTTCATTTGGGATGGTGAATTCTATTATTCCAGAACCTTTAGCATTGCTTGGGTTGCCTCCATCATCAAAATGTGTGAACATGATGTAACCTGTCCCATAATAGTAGATTTTATCATTATCAGAGTATCGAATAAATGCATTGTCCCAATCATCAAAATATCTGTTTCCCTTTTCAATTTGGATTCTTTCTTTTCCAGCATTTGGCTTTATTTCATATTTCTTGTTTAAAACAACTCCTCCGTTTACGGGACAATAGATGGTAATGTCAAATCCTTTGGGATTTTCACCTTTTGTATATGGAGAGGCAGATAATGTGAAGTTTTCCTTATACTGCTGATACGAATCAGTTGGTGGGGGATTGTAAGTTAGAAATGGGCTATTAGGTGCTCCAGGTGTTAGAATTATATGTCTTGCATCTACATAAGTAATCCCATCTTTCTGTATTTCCAGTTTATTTGAACTAGGTAAGAGATTACCGTTTTTGTCGCAGGAATATAGTCCAATGGAAATGATTGTTAAAAATAATATTATCGTCCTCATAATTATAATGTTTTGATTGTCAGTTATACGGTTTGAACCTAAATAATGCTACAGTTATTAATTATTTGATTATTTATTAGTTTTTATGAATGATTTTGTATGGCAAAAAGTATTTATTGTGGATTATTTTGTCGAGGATTTTCCTAACGTTATATGGGTCAAAATCAAGTTGGTCGAGAAAATTTTGTGGATCGTAAATGTTTCAATATTATTATTCTGTAGAAGTATTTTGATAATCGCTTATCAATTTGGAACTTCTAAGAAGTTTTCGATGAAATTCTGGGTGAAATATCTAGGTATTAAATGTCTGATTATTTTTTAACCTTAATAAACACTATTATGATTAGGAAAACACTTAATTTGAAAACTCTATCATTATTGATGATAGCTTTACTTTTATCTTGCAGTAAGGACAAGATAGCTGACCAACCGAAACATATTCAAGAAATAGCGAAAAAGGCTAAAGGTGAATTTATTACCCTAGAGTCTGGGGCAACGGTAGAAAAACGTGGTGAGAATTATTTTATAGAAGGTGACATCTTACTGACACCTAGTCAATTTGAGCTGATAAAAATGAATAATTCTTTTGAAGCGGTTGCCAAAGAAGAGTTGGATCAACCTTATGAAAACGCGTCACCGGCATCTTCGGGTAGATTATTTAAAACTAATCCCAATACCAAAAGTGTTGGCGTTCATCCAAATGAAAATAGAATGTGGGCTATGGTAAGATATACTGTAAATTCCAATGTCAGTGCAGGAGCAAGGTTAGCCATTAGTGCCGCCATTCAACACATTGAATCAACTACAAATATAAGGTTTTACAATGCAACAGGCCAGCCAACTTATGATTCTCAATGGGGGTTTTATTATCCTTACATCGAATTCTTTCATGGTACTTCTACTAATCCTAGTGCTTGGAATGCAGAAGGAAATTGGTCAACTGTTGGGAGATGGGATGCCGTTAAGAATCCAGCAACACAGGGGCGGGGAGATGCTGGGCAATGGTTAAGCCTTCAGCAGGATGAATCAATGGGACCTTTTTTTCCTCCTTTTTCAGTTCCGATGGGTGTTGTGGCGCACGAAATTATGCATGCTATTGGTTTATACCACGAGCATACTAGACCTGATCGCGACAATACCATTACTGTTCATCCTGATAGATGTAGGCTAACTGGTGATGATTATAAAACGAATTTTGATAAGCGGACAGGGAATTATTTTATGTTTGGAAGTAGTGTCGATCTAAATTCTATTATGATGTATGGTATGACTGATTTCGCTAAAGATGCTAATTTTCCTGTGATTACATTAAATGCAGGGGGGACTTATCCTGTTAATAGAACTGCGCTATCAGATTTGGATAGGTCGTATGCTAACTATTTCTATTTACCATATATAGCTAGGTCAGACGTATATAGAGAATTGGCTCCAACTGTTTATAAATCTGATAATACTGTAATGACTGCTCAAGAAAGATCGAATTTGCAAGCATATTTGAACAATGGCAATCCTAATCCACCCAATTGTTGTAGGTTAACCAATAATCACACAAATTTATAATAAAAGAAACCCGTATTTTCCATACGGGTTTCTTGTTATCTTTTGTATTTGATACTTACCACAGGATCACTCTTTCCATTCCGAATAATCATTTCGGAGTTATTCAGAATTTCACAATTCAAGGAAACATAGGAGTTTCCCTGTCCTTTATCGTTTGGTATTTTTAAAAATAGTGAATCTTTCTTTTTAATAAATCCTTTGTATATTAAAGATGGAGTATTTATCTCAATATTTGCATTTATGCCATTATATTCATAAGCTCCAAACATAGTATCTGCATCAACTTTATAATCAGTATAAAGGCGAAGAATATTACCATTTGGAAGTTCCTTCCAATCTTCATTTCTCTTTCTTATAGCAGTTTCTTTCCATGTATATTGGTTACTATACATTGGAGGGTCTATAATTGGAGGCTCGGTATCATTTTCTTTACAGGATTCGTTAAAAATAAAAAGTACTGATAAAAGAAGGAATTTAAAAGAATTTCTCATGTTTATGCTCGTTTGATTAGTGATTAATTAAACGGTTTATGTCTAAACAATGCTACACCAAAACACATTTATTAATACTTATTTTGCTCAGAAACAGGTTTTTGTATTTCTTGTGAACCATACAAATTCTTTGAACTGTCAGCTTCCTATGTGCTTTTAAGGAACTTATTTGGCTAAGGAAGGAATTTATGACCTCATATCCAATTTTGAAGAAGACTATTAAGGCGATTACGATGATGAAGAGGATTTTGCAAGGGAGCTCGTTGAATAGCTGCACGATCTACCCTCAATTGCCAAACAATATTTTGACTACGAAGCATTCGCAAGGAATCTGTTCATGACCGATTACTGGTTTGAAGATGGCTTTGTCTTCCAAGAATCTTAATTATTTTTCAACCAGGCGATCCGACCTTGGGGTCGCCTATAAAATTCAAACAGATGAAAACAACAATTAATAAGAATAATATAGGAGTACTCACATTT
Proteins encoded in this window:
- a CDS encoding C10 family peptidase; this translates as MKKLFILFLSGLLLVSCKNQGIEQDALSRDEYFIPLSESARVADSLHYFILGEANTKASIKLNIGNTNATLKKEILSEDGTPLMRVFNYGKGGFIILAADRRANPVLAYSDETNFPSDTIPAATEAWLYENKLQIEELKSGTRENENGENLLKKGNYVKLLGGEVPTVNVKRASIEKVAGFFPPAGGCEPTGFEIGPLLQTTWNQSGGYNNLMPDMSCTPYSCNGKAYTGCVATAMAQVMRYHQYPASYNYSIMPNAVSSYLDVSSGANEISKLMRDVANSVDSQPDCDGTGAASNLNDIPYALENTFGYSVTATATDFNYNTVKSEIQANRPVILSGYKDKSGFIFHTFKGGHVWVADGVRGGTSCGEQNPDGTWTGGASFLYFHMNWGWGGSNNGWFGFASADAGGGYNFQYKRGMVYSIKK
- a CDS encoding M12 family metallopeptidase, which gives rise to MKTTNYLKLMSLALLFVSCQKNDISNSQASDQEKKAASYSVLYTDQQLINWKETGNPFLESEHKNSKNTLIDKNIPSQGGVFEPIPIGTKAFGVHPYQNRFWSMIRLKVGLTLVTQADYELKQNLTDAISEIEAETNIRFYNSLYDLDEDPVYHFKYPNVHISKATGNKKGSSYIGLQGGEQNIYLPEGSTVAFIKRALVNVAGMYNEQQRNDRDTYVNINTNNVDPDNRYHFDKITTNYYSIGSFDFNSITLAGSTEFSNNGLNSIWKKDGSTINSNQTLSNTDRAFINYFYLPYIARTDNYRQLDDVVYDGNNVQLTTTQRQQLQDYLNNYAPYPGDGNIINQQPF
- a CDS encoding clostripain-related cysteine peptidase, with protein sequence MRFILISLIFVFLFFSCKKDAPVEPPKIKYDQTIIVVMEANNNLRQYALDNINDMEIAANTFKNAAVLVYLRSNNDEAILLRVKFDDNLKVIASDTIKKYNISNSSPQQLNRAINDGKELFPAKSYGLILWSHATSWAPPVSKRIETRSFGEDQGKQMDIIELKNAIPSGFNYIIFDACNMASIEVLWEFKEKAKYIIASPTEVLASGFPYRKVLPYLASKEPDLINAANQYFEHYSSYTGQMRSASVTLLNTEELSKLSSLCADLYLKNKSVGIPIRVNVQRLDYTADFPVPAFDFVNYLEVNFPLSELDPIKKQMEKTIIYKNATDQFLGKPIKAFSGFTCFIPESEDFYLNYYRTLNWYKDSGTNVLF
- a CDS encoding M12 family metallopeptidase, yielding MSDYFLTLINTIMIRKTLNLKTLSLLMIALLLSCSKDKIADQPKHIQEIAKKAKGEFITLESGATVEKRGENYFIEGDILLTPSQFELIKMNNSFEAVAKEELDQPYENASPASSGRLFKTNPNTKSVGVHPNENRMWAMVRYTVNSNVSAGARLAISAAIQHIESTTNIRFYNATGQPTYDSQWGFYYPYIEFFHGTSTNPSAWNAEGNWSTVGRWDAVKNPATQGRGDAGQWLSLQQDESMGPFFPPFSVPMGVVAHEIMHAIGLYHEHTRPDRDNTITVHPDRCRLTGDDYKTNFDKRTGNYFMFGSSVDLNSIMMYGMTDFAKDANFPVITLNAGGTYPVNRTALSDLDRSYANYFYLPYIARSDVYRELAPTVYKSDNTVMTAQERSNLQAYLNNGNPNPPNCCRLTNNHTNL